A stretch of Janibacter endophyticus DNA encodes these proteins:
- a CDS encoding carbohydrate ABC transporter permease, with protein sequence MSDRAKGEQRLGWKLAAPAFLIMLLVTAYPILQAVWNSFYSYRLTDPENREFVGLNNYIVSFTDPVFWEAMGATVLITLITVTVELVIGFVIALVMHRIVIPRRTLRTVVLIPYSIITVVSGFAWLFAFRPDTGFINHWFQWLPGIDPSYDWFGSFWPSIFAISVSEIWKTTPFISLLLLAGLAQVDSSMEEAAKVDGASWRQVLTKVILPNMKPAIMVALLFRTLDAFRIFDNIFIMTGGANKTNSLSGLIYRQTIDRTEIGLGSALSVILFLCVLAIAALFVKGFKVDLAAGRN encoded by the coding sequence ATGTCCGACCGGGCGAAGGGGGAGCAGCGGCTGGGCTGGAAGCTCGCGGCCCCTGCCTTCCTCATCATGCTGCTCGTCACCGCCTACCCGATCCTCCAGGCGGTCTGGAACAGCTTCTACTCCTACCGCCTCACCGACCCGGAGAACCGGGAGTTCGTCGGGCTGAACAACTACATCGTCTCCTTCACCGACCCGGTCTTCTGGGAGGCCATGGGCGCCACGGTGCTCATCACCCTCATCACCGTGACCGTCGAGCTCGTCATCGGCTTCGTCATCGCGCTGGTGATGCACCGCATCGTCATCCCGCGGCGGACCCTGCGCACGGTGGTGCTCATCCCGTACTCGATCATCACCGTCGTCTCCGGCTTCGCCTGGCTCTTCGCCTTCCGGCCGGACACCGGCTTCATCAACCACTGGTTCCAGTGGCTGCCGGGGATCGACCCCAGCTACGACTGGTTCGGCAGCTTCTGGCCCTCGATCTTCGCCATCTCCGTCTCGGAGATCTGGAAGACGACCCCCTTCATCTCGCTGCTGCTCCTCGCCGGACTCGCGCAGGTCGACAGCTCGATGGAGGAGGCAGCGAAGGTGGACGGCGCGTCGTGGCGTCAGGTCCTCACGAAGGTGATCCTGCCGAACATGAAGCCGGCGATCATGGTCGCACTGCTCTTCCGCACGCTGGACGCGTTCCGCATCTTCGACAACATCTTCATCATGACCGGAGGGGCGAACAAGACGAACTCGCTCTCCGGTCTCATCTACCGGCAGACCATCGACCGGACCGAGATCGGTCTGGGGTCGGCGCTGTCGGTGATCCTCTTCCTCTGCGTGCTCGCCATCGCGGCGCTGTTCGTCAAGGGGTTCAAGGTCGACCTCGCTGCCGGAAGGAACTGA